One window of the Candidatus Deferrimicrobium sp. genome contains the following:
- the cysK gene encoding cysteine synthase A: MATWFSDNSFSIGKTPLVKLNRITDGADAMVLAKVEGRNPSYSVKCRIGAAMVWDAEKKGLLGPGKTIVEPTSGNTGIALAFVAAARGYGIILTMPETMSVERRQVLKAFGAKLALTEGAKGMKGAIAKAEEIVASDPSRHYMPQQFNNPANPLVHETTTGPEIWEATGGAIDVLVSGIGTGGTITGVSRFIKNTKGKKILSVAVEPVHSPVITQQRNGQPLVPGPHKIQGIGAGFSPDVLDLSLVDRVETVTNDESISFARRLAREEGLLSGISSGAAAAVAVRLAKLPEFAGKTIVTILPDAGERYLTTALFEGWFDTENAGTI; this comes from the coding sequence ATGGCCACCTGGTTCTCGGACAATTCTTTTTCGATCGGGAAGACTCCCCTCGTGAAACTTAATCGGATCACCGACGGCGCCGATGCGATGGTGCTCGCCAAAGTGGAGGGGCGCAATCCCTCCTACTCCGTGAAATGCCGCATCGGCGCCGCGATGGTTTGGGACGCCGAGAAGAAAGGATTGCTCGGCCCGGGGAAGACGATCGTCGAACCCACCTCCGGAAACACCGGGATCGCCCTCGCCTTCGTTGCGGCCGCGCGCGGCTACGGGATCATTCTGACGATGCCCGAGACGATGAGCGTCGAGCGGCGACAGGTGCTGAAGGCGTTCGGCGCCAAGCTGGCGCTTACCGAGGGTGCGAAGGGGATGAAGGGGGCGATCGCCAAGGCGGAAGAGATCGTGGCCTCGGACCCGTCGCGGCACTACATGCCGCAGCAGTTCAATAACCCGGCGAACCCGCTTGTCCACGAGACGACCACGGGCCCCGAGATCTGGGAGGCGACCGGCGGCGCGATCGACGTTCTCGTCTCAGGGATCGGCACCGGCGGGACGATCACCGGGGTCAGTCGTTTCATCAAGAACACGAAGGGGAAGAAGATCCTCTCGGTGGCGGTCGAGCCGGTTCACAGCCCAGTGATCACCCAGCAACGGAATGGGCAGCCGCTCGTCCCCGGGCCGCACAAGATCCAGGGGATCGGCGCGGGGTTCAGTCCCGACGTCCTCGACCTGTCGCTGGTCGACCGCGTCGAGACCGTTACAAATGATGAGTCGATCTCCTTCGCCCGGCGGCTGGCGCGCGAGGAAGGGTTGCTCTCGGGGATCTCGAGCGGGGCGGCGGCGGCGGTAGCGGTGCGTCTAGCGAAGCTCCCGGAATTCGCCGGGAAGACGATCGTGACGATCCTCCCCGACGCCGGGGAGAGGTATCTCACCACCGCCCTGTTCGAGGGTTGGTTCGATACGGAAAACGCCGGGACGATATAA
- the ubiE gene encoding bifunctional demethylmenaquinone methyltransferase/2-methoxy-6-polyprenyl-1,4-benzoquinol methylase UbiE produces the protein MYRLTDRNRSIGEMFSSIAPRYDFLNRLLSLGVDRRWRRLAVAETVPSTGGRFLDVATGTADMALEILRQKGAGASVVGVDLSVEMMRVGQEKCGRDGQSRRVAFLRAPGECLPFGDGVFDSACIAFGIRNVADRVRGLQEMCRAVRTGGRVVVLEFSSPQGAVFGALYRFYFRSVLPRIGGIFSRGSAYAYLPESVLAFPEPPAFAEMMRAAGCLSVTHRPLTFGIVTLYVGVR, from the coding sequence TTGTATCGACTCACCGACCGCAACCGATCCATCGGGGAGATGTTCTCCTCCATCGCCCCCCGGTACGATTTCCTCAACCGGCTGCTGTCTCTGGGGGTGGACCGTCGATGGCGCCGACTTGCCGTTGCGGAAACCGTGCCGTCGACCGGCGGAAGATTCCTGGACGTGGCGACCGGAACGGCCGACATGGCGTTGGAGATATTGCGCCAGAAAGGCGCGGGAGCGTCCGTCGTCGGTGTCGACCTCTCCGTGGAGATGATGCGGGTGGGGCAGGAAAAGTGCGGACGGGACGGGCAATCCCGGAGAGTCGCATTCCTTCGAGCGCCGGGGGAATGCCTCCCGTTCGGTGACGGGGTCTTCGACTCCGCCTGCATCGCTTTCGGGATCCGGAATGTGGCGGACCGGGTGCGGGGCCTTCAGGAAATGTGCCGCGCCGTCCGAACCGGCGGGCGCGTGGTGGTTCTCGAATTCTCCTCGCCACAGGGGGCGGTCTTCGGTGCGTTGTACCGGTTCTACTTCAGGAGCGTCCTGCCGCGGATCGGGGGGATCTTCTCCAGGGGGTCCGCCTACGCGTACCTGCCCGAGTCGGTGCTCGCGTTCCCCGAGCCTCCCGCCTTCGCCGAAATGATGCGGGCGGCAGGTTGCCTTTCCGTAACCCACCGCCCGCTGACCTTCGGGATCGTCACCCTATACGTCGGGGTGCGATAA
- a CDS encoding DUF6600 domain-containing protein — MQRAAFYIAASIAAFILAGVPPALAQAAGGPAAGISVYSVARVKVLDGSVWVRPSAGGDWEEFSSNSPVPPGSRVSVPDGSEAELQFHGGQFVLLTSGTDIEVRDLQEGKSVFRLRAGEIRFDLPPDDFAPVSVRLPGGAIAQFPVPGRQWLTVTDSDETTLVVRRGSAVVTLEDNEHRLSAGQEAVIGREVVVEQYGGEGDEYGDEYAVETPPSSEGEALGDAPPVVVDELQEYGEWVDVPTYGYVWRPRVAAGWSPYVYGRWVWISPYGWTWVSNEPWGWYPYRCGYWLTDPVFGWVWSPFNAFVSVDFVFGSGHFHHHNVFFRPATVRFIREGSDVRWVPLRPGERYRPATFARGDSRLARWNRPLDSGQVFVRGGADHREWRDWSTVRTERQAEIRKTRAAQPRPDTRTVRPENQSVRPPTGVERKRGAEPPKRGMQVGQPTPRTSPRDYRGTGPTREGVPGPGKVERDAAPRNVPAARPPGREMVREPDPRIDRSGGPPNRPEGGRGVVQERAPVGEIPDPGSRGQEIRGNRGGDDGGRGYDRGGDRGGGGRGGDDRGGGGGRGR; from the coding sequence ATGCAGCGCGCCGCCTTTTACATCGCAGCATCGATCGCCGCTTTCATTCTCGCCGGAGTCCCGCCCGCCCTCGCCCAGGCGGCGGGAGGACCCGCGGCAGGGATCTCCGTGTACTCCGTCGCACGGGTGAAGGTGCTGGACGGCTCCGTCTGGGTTCGCCCGTCGGCCGGGGGGGATTGGGAGGAGTTCTCGAGCAACAGCCCGGTTCCTCCGGGCAGCCGCGTAAGCGTTCCGGACGGGTCGGAGGCGGAGTTGCAGTTCCACGGCGGGCAGTTCGTCCTGCTGACCTCGGGGACCGACATCGAAGTACGCGACCTCCAGGAGGGGAAATCCGTTTTCCGGCTGCGAGCGGGGGAGATCCGGTTCGACCTCCCCCCAGATGATTTCGCCCCGGTTTCCGTCCGCCTCCCCGGCGGGGCGATTGCGCAGTTCCCCGTTCCCGGGAGGCAATGGCTGACCGTGACGGACAGCGACGAGACGACGCTGGTCGTGCGCCGCGGCAGTGCGGTGGTGACACTGGAAGACAACGAACACCGTCTGAGCGCCGGTCAGGAGGCAGTGATCGGCCGGGAGGTCGTTGTCGAACAGTACGGCGGGGAAGGCGATGAATACGGCGATGAATACGCGGTAGAGACTCCGCCGTCGTCCGAGGGAGAGGCGCTGGGCGATGCGCCGCCGGTGGTGGTGGACGAACTGCAGGAGTACGGCGAGTGGGTCGATGTGCCGACGTATGGATACGTCTGGCGGCCGAGGGTGGCGGCGGGCTGGTCCCCCTACGTGTACGGCCGGTGGGTGTGGATCTCCCCGTACGGTTGGACGTGGGTTTCCAACGAGCCGTGGGGATGGTACCCGTACCGGTGCGGGTACTGGTTGACCGACCCGGTCTTCGGGTGGGTCTGGTCTCCGTTCAACGCGTTCGTATCCGTCGACTTCGTTTTCGGCTCGGGCCATTTTCATCACCACAATGTTTTCTTCCGGCCCGCGACGGTACGCTTTATCCGCGAGGGAAGCGATGTCCGCTGGGTGCCGCTGCGGCCCGGGGAGCGGTACCGCCCGGCTACATTCGCCCGCGGCGATTCCCGGCTGGCGCGCTGGAACCGCCCGCTCGACAGCGGGCAGGTCTTCGTTCGGGGGGGGGCGGATCACCGCGAATGGCGCGACTGGAGCACCGTGCGCACCGAGAGGCAGGCGGAAATACGGAAGACGCGCGCGGCGCAGCCGCGGCCGGATACCCGCACCGTGCGGCCGGAGAATCAGTCGGTTCGCCCTCCGACCGGCGTCGAACGGAAGAGAGGCGCCGAACCTCCGAAGAGGGGGATGCAGGTCGGGCAACCGACGCCCCGGACCTCGCCGAGAGACTATCGTGGAACCGGCCCGACGAGGGAGGGTGTGCCCGGGCCGGGAAAGGTCGAAAGGGATGCGGCTCCTCGCAACGTCCCGGCGGCACGTCCGCCGGGACGTGAGATGGTGCGAGAGCCGGATCCGAGGATCGATCGATCGGGCGGTCCGCCAAATCGGCCGGAGGGGGGCCGGGGGGTTGTGCAGGAGCGGGCGCCGGTAGGGGAGATTCCGGATCCGGGGTCGCGCGGCCAGGAAATCCGCGGCAACCGGGGTGGCGATGACGGAGGCCGGGGGTACGACCGTGGCGGCGACCGGGGCGGGGGCGGCCGAGGGGGAGACGACCGCGGTGGCGGCGGCGGTCGAGGGCGCTGA
- a CDS encoding O-acetyl-ADP-ribose deacetylase has product MEKTVSGKVIELVLGDITRQEVDAIVNAANSSLLGGGGVDGAIHRAGGPAILEECVAIRAAQGECPTGEAVLTGGGHLPARYVIHAVGPVWRGGYQGEPELLASCYRNALRIATEHGFRSVAFPSISTGIYGYPVPFAATKAVATVASFLSSEPLSPSRVRFVLFDAVTYAAYAGALDEL; this is encoded by the coding sequence ATGGAAAAAACCGTCTCCGGGAAAGTGATCGAACTTGTCCTTGGCGACATCACGCGCCAGGAGGTCGATGCCATCGTCAACGCCGCCAATTCCTCGCTTCTCGGTGGCGGCGGGGTCGACGGCGCGATCCACCGCGCCGGCGGCCCGGCGATCCTCGAGGAGTGCGTCGCGATTCGCGCCGCGCAGGGGGAGTGCCCGACCGGCGAGGCGGTCCTGACCGGCGGCGGGCACCTGCCCGCGCGGTACGTGATCCACGCGGTCGGGCCGGTGTGGCGCGGCGGTTACCAGGGCGAGCCGGAACTGCTCGCCTCCTGCTACCGCAACGCCCTGCGCATCGCCACGGAGCACGGTTTCCGGTCCGTGGCCTTCCCCTCCATCAGCACCGGGATCTACGGCTATCCGGTTCCGTTCGCGGCCACGAAGGCGGTGGCCACGGTCGCGTCGTTCCTCTCCTCGGAGCCCTTGTCCCCCTCCCGCGTTCGCTTCGTCCTCTTCGACGCCGTGACGTACGCGGCATACGCGGGAGCGCTCGACGAGTTATAG
- a CDS encoding adenylyl-sulfate kinase has protein sequence MRSDREPAFAVWLTGLPASGKSTVARALAAELAGKGIRAAVLESDAVRREISPQPKYDDAERDAFYAILAYLARVLVLHGVPVIVDATANRRAYRDRARETIPRFLEVHVRCPLAVCQARDPKGIYRRGAEGTAKNVPGVSASYEPPLTPEVVVDGERDDPSAAARRIVSVLEKKGFLPIGPEDAKGIG, from the coding sequence ATGCGATCTGACCGCGAACCCGCCTTCGCCGTCTGGCTCACGGGGCTGCCCGCTTCGGGAAAGTCGACGGTCGCGCGGGCGCTCGCCGCGGAACTGGCCGGCAAGGGGATCCGGGCGGCAGTCCTTGAATCCGACGCCGTCCGTCGGGAGATCTCGCCGCAACCGAAGTACGACGACGCGGAGCGGGACGCGTTCTACGCGATCCTCGCCTACCTCGCCAGGGTGCTCGTCCTGCATGGGGTCCCGGTGATCGTCGACGCGACCGCGAACCGCAGGGCATACCGTGACCGCGCCCGGGAGACGATCCCCCGGTTCCTCGAGGTGCACGTCCGCTGCCCGCTCGCGGTGTGCCAGGCGCGGGATCCGAAGGGGATCTACCGTCGCGGCGCGGAAGGAACGGCGAAAAACGTGCCGGGTGTGTCGGCGTCGTACGAACCGCCCTTGACGCCGGAGGTGGTCGTCGACGGGGAGAGGGACGACCCTTCGGCGGCCGCTCGCCGCATCGTGTCGGTACTGGAAAAGAAGGGGTTTCTCCCAATCGGTCCGGAGGACGCGAAGGGAATCGGGTGA
- a CDS encoding phosphotransferase: protein MQELTKDRLERYLAALFHAPVTVTALVPLRESKASGAAKEYGYGHPVKLEFIVGTEQRAAVLETTSPGPFGHEHMADRARMMLWDHGAYNALPNHVRSLDVGVFDREGNLRSVGNAEEFFLLVEHVVGAGYVLDLARLQEGAPLRELDLSRADALCDYLVGIHSVRGPDPGLYVRKIRELLGDGECIMGVCDSYPLPHGFITAALLEEIERRCVTWRWRLKGRAGRMRQVHGDFHPFNLLFREGTDFTVLDRSRGEWGEPADDVTALTGNYLFASLQATGRLEGPFETLFQRFWARYIERTVDAEILEVAAPFFAFRCLVMASPVWYPSLDESVRRKLFSFILSILDAPRFEPEKVNGWLHAI from the coding sequence ATGCAGGAACTTACGAAGGATCGTCTGGAGCGGTACCTAGCCGCGCTGTTCCATGCGCCGGTGACCGTCACCGCCCTGGTCCCGCTGCGGGAATCGAAAGCGTCGGGCGCCGCCAAGGAGTACGGGTACGGCCACCCGGTGAAGCTGGAGTTCATCGTCGGCACGGAGCAGCGCGCCGCCGTGCTCGAAACGACGAGCCCCGGTCCCTTCGGGCACGAGCACATGGCGGATCGCGCTCGGATGATGTTGTGGGACCACGGGGCATACAACGCTCTCCCGAACCATGTCCGTTCCCTCGACGTGGGCGTATTCGACCGCGAGGGGAACCTCCGCTCCGTCGGGAACGCCGAGGAGTTCTTCCTGCTGGTCGAGCACGTCGTAGGCGCGGGGTACGTCCTGGACCTCGCGCGTCTCCAGGAGGGGGCGCCGCTGCGCGAACTGGACCTCTCGCGGGCGGACGCCCTGTGCGATTACCTCGTCGGGATCCACTCCGTCCGGGGGCCGGACCCGGGACTCTACGTTCGCAAGATCCGCGAACTGCTGGGGGACGGCGAGTGCATCATGGGAGTGTGCGACAGCTATCCCCTCCCCCACGGGTTCATCACCGCGGCGCTGCTCGAGGAGATCGAACGGCGTTGCGTGACCTGGCGCTGGCGCCTGAAAGGCCGCGCCGGGCGGATGCGCCAGGTGCACGGGGACTTCCACCCCTTCAACCTCCTCTTTCGGGAAGGGACCGACTTCACCGTGCTGGACCGGTCACGAGGCGAGTGGGGGGAACCTGCGGACGACGTGACCGCCCTCACGGGGAACTACCTGTTCGCGTCCCTTCAGGCGACGGGCCGGCTCGAAGGCCCCTTCGAAACGTTGTTCCAGCGGTTCTGGGCCCGGTACATCGAGCGGACGGTGGACGCGGAAATCCTCGAGGTCGCCGCTCCGTTCTTCGCGTTCCGCTGCCTCGTGATGGCCTCCCCCGTCTGGTACCCGTCCCTCGACGAGTCGGTTCGTCGGAAGCTCTTCTCCTTCATCCTGTCGATCCTCGACGCCCCGCGCTTCGAACCGGAGAAGGTCAACGGGTGGCTCCATGCGATCTGA
- a CDS encoding 3',5'-cyclic-nucleotide phosphodiesterase, translated as MRIKVLGAAGSEVPGHNCPAFLIDGKILLDAGTIAPSLNIREEHSLGWILLTHAHLDHIKGIPFLLDNLVTRNTGNTITVASGKDVLDDLKKNIFNDRIWPDFSRIPTPAHPVLRYKNIDTTRPFPIDGYRITMEKVRHTVPAYGYIIEKAGKKSIAYTGDTGPTDRFWERMSSYDVKYLITETSFPNRLEKLALTTGHLTPSLLEGEIAKMSRPPEKIFIMHLKPQFLQEIETEVQGLERGNIEFLKDGEVILI; from the coding sequence TTGAGAATCAAGGTGTTGGGCGCCGCCGGCTCCGAGGTCCCCGGGCATAACTGCCCCGCTTTCCTGATCGATGGGAAGATCCTCCTGGATGCGGGAACGATTGCCCCTTCCCTGAACATACGCGAAGAGCACAGCCTGGGGTGGATCCTCCTCACCCACGCTCACCTCGACCACATCAAGGGGATCCCGTTCCTCCTCGACAACCTGGTGACCCGGAACACCGGGAATACGATCACCGTCGCCAGCGGGAAGGACGTCCTGGACGATCTGAAGAAGAACATCTTCAACGACAGGATCTGGCCCGACTTCTCCCGGATCCCGACGCCCGCGCACCCGGTGCTGCGGTACAAGAACATCGATACGACACGTCCCTTTCCGATCGACGGGTACCGGATCACGATGGAGAAAGTCCGCCACACCGTGCCCGCGTACGGGTACATCATCGAGAAAGCCGGGAAAAAGTCGATCGCATATACGGGGGACACGGGGCCGACCGACCGGTTCTGGGAGAGGATGTCCTCCTACGACGTGAAGTACCTCATCACGGAGACCTCCTTCCCCAACCGCCTGGAGAAACTCGCGCTGACGACCGGCCACCTCACCCCGTCCCTGCTGGAGGGGGAGATCGCGAAGATGTCCAGGCCGCCGGAGAAGATCTTCATCATGCACCTCAAGCCGCAATTCCTGCAGGAGATCGAGACGGAGGTCCAGGGACTCGAGCGCGGCAACATTGAGTTTCTAAAGGATGGGGAAGTGATCCTGATCTGA
- a CDS encoding cyclic nucleotide-binding domain-containing protein: MSSRPPIPSPLATERDRLFLDDGSRVAVIGGGPAGSLFTYFLFEMAERIGMELAVDIYEPRDFTKAGPQGCNMCGGIISESLVQLLATEGINLPSSVVQRGIDSYVLHMDVGTVRIEPTRREKRIAAVYRGGGPRGVVESRWHSFDAHLLELAKGRGAQVLHERVEGIDRNSGKPRITTKKGISPGYDLLVGAVGVNTGALKLFEEMGAGYRAPGTTKTYICELFLGERTIKTYFGNSMHMFLFNLPRLEFAALIPKGDYVTMVMLGTGIDKALVEAFFSTPEVRKCFPSDWSPPADFCRCSPAINISAAVKPFADRMVLIGDSGVSRLYKDGIGGAYRTAKAAARTAVFEGVAEEDFRKHYLPVCRSLSMDNGIGKVVFGVTSLIQKTTMLRKGLLRMTTAEQESRQRNPRMSDVLWDTFTGSAPYEDVFRRSLHPVFLGRLLYETLMEVLPARREARKKEDKVPFGKIGELGKIYNSGEIIVRQGDTGECMYFIQSGKVEVIHNSDGREVKIAELGPGEFFGEMALFEKGLRSATVRPLGEVRVLSVDKRLFLRKIHEDPALAFRIMQKMSRRIRELDKELGDLR; the protein is encoded by the coding sequence ATGAGTTCCCGTCCGCCCATCCCGTCTCCCCTCGCGACCGAAAGAGACCGCTTATTCCTCGACGACGGTTCCCGTGTCGCCGTGATCGGCGGAGGACCCGCGGGCTCCCTCTTTACTTATTTTCTCTTCGAGATGGCGGAACGGATCGGGATGGAATTGGCCGTGGACATCTATGAACCAAGGGACTTCACGAAGGCCGGCCCCCAAGGGTGCAACATGTGCGGGGGGATCATCTCCGAATCGCTCGTCCAGTTGCTGGCCACCGAGGGGATCAACCTCCCTTCCAGCGTCGTGCAGCGGGGGATCGACTCCTACGTCCTCCACATGGACGTGGGAACCGTACGCATCGAACCGACGCGCCGGGAGAAGCGGATCGCCGCCGTCTATCGAGGAGGGGGACCGCGCGGAGTCGTCGAATCCCGATGGCACAGCTTCGACGCGCACCTCCTCGAGCTGGCGAAGGGGCGGGGGGCGCAAGTACTTCACGAACGCGTCGAAGGGATCGACCGGAACAGCGGGAAACCGCGCATCACCACGAAAAAGGGAATCTCGCCCGGCTACGATCTCCTCGTCGGTGCGGTCGGGGTGAACACGGGCGCGCTCAAGCTCTTCGAAGAGATGGGCGCGGGCTATCGGGCTCCCGGGACGACGAAGACGTACATCTGCGAGCTGTTTCTCGGAGAGAGGACGATCAAAACGTACTTTGGAAACTCGATGCACATGTTCCTCTTCAATCTCCCCCGCCTCGAATTCGCCGCGCTGATACCGAAGGGGGATTACGTGACGATGGTGATGCTGGGCACCGGGATCGACAAAGCCCTCGTCGAGGCTTTTTTCTCCACGCCTGAAGTGCGCAAGTGCTTTCCATCCGACTGGTCCCCGCCGGCCGATTTCTGCCGTTGCTCCCCCGCCATCAATATCTCCGCGGCGGTCAAGCCGTTCGCCGACCGGATGGTGCTCATCGGCGACAGCGGCGTGAGCCGGCTCTACAAGGACGGGATCGGCGGGGCGTACCGGACCGCGAAGGCGGCCGCGAGGACGGCGGTGTTCGAAGGGGTGGCGGAGGAGGATTTCCGAAAGCACTACCTCCCCGTCTGCCGGTCGCTCTCGATGGACAACGGGATCGGAAAGGTCGTCTTCGGGGTCACGAGTCTGATCCAGAAAACGACCATGCTCCGGAAGGGGCTGTTGCGGATGACCACGGCGGAACAGGAATCACGGCAAAGGAACCCGCGGATGAGCGACGTCCTGTGGGACACCTTCACGGGGAGCGCGCCATACGAGGATGTTTTCCGCCGATCGCTCCATCCCGTTTTTCTCGGACGCCTTCTCTACGAAACGTTAATGGAAGTGCTCCCCGCGCGCCGGGAGGCCAGGAAGAAGGAGGACAAGGTGCCATTCGGAAAGATTGGCGAGCTGGGGAAGATCTACAATTCGGGGGAAATCATCGTCCGGCAGGGCGACACCGGTGAGTGCATGTACTTCATCCAGTCCGGCAAAGTCGAAGTGATCCATAATAGCGACGGGAGGGAAGTGAAGATCGCCGAACTGGGGCCAGGGGAGTTTTTCGGGGAGATGGCCCTCTTCGAGAAGGGACTCCGCTCCGCCACCGTCCGCCCGCTGGGCGAAGTGCGGGTCCTCTCCGTCGACAAGAGGTTGTTCCTTCGGAAGATCCACGAGGACCCGGCTCTTGCCTTCCGCATCATGCAGAAGATGTCGCGACGGATTCGGGAACTCGACAAGGAACTGGGAGATTTGCGTTAG
- a CDS encoding heavy-metal-associated domain-containing protein — protein sequence MEKDHVALAITGMTCAHCVAAVRKALAAVPGVMEVEVTLSPPRAVVSCDLSRTTVEMLTKATGEEGYPSSPTTE from the coding sequence ATGGAGAAGGATCATGTGGCGCTGGCGATCACCGGGATGACGTGCGCCCATTGCGTCGCCGCGGTGAGGAAGGCGCTCGCCGCCGTCCCCGGCGTCATGGAGGTCGAGGTGACCCTTTCCCCCCCGCGCGCGGTGGTCTCCTGCGATCTTTCCAGGACGACCGTGGAGATGCTGACGAAGGCTACCGGGGAGGAGGGATACCCTTCCTCCCCGACGACCGAATAA
- a CDS encoding bacteriohemerythrin — MFEWTERWSVGVDTIDAQHRQLFDAINTLLQVEGKPAARDLVKVLDFLEEYVNNHFGLEEIYMRRLSYPGFPSHKGEHVAFINDFYDLRDEYDNDGATPELADKMGRYMGDWLVNHIGKVDKALGAFLRDRGMK; from the coding sequence TTGTTCGAGTGGACGGAACGATGGTCGGTGGGTGTGGACACCATCGATGCCCAGCACCGGCAGCTTTTCGACGCGATCAACACGCTGTTGCAGGTAGAAGGGAAGCCTGCCGCGCGGGACCTGGTGAAGGTTCTCGACTTTCTCGAGGAATACGTCAACAACCATTTCGGTCTGGAGGAGATCTACATGCGCCGCCTCTCCTACCCGGGGTTCCCCTCCCACAAGGGGGAGCACGTGGCGTTCATCAACGATTTCTACGACCTGCGGGACGAATACGACAACGACGGCGCCACTCCCGAGCTGGCCGACAAGATGGGACGCTACATGGGCGACTGGCTGGTCAACCACATCGGGAAAGTCGACAAGGCCCTCGGTGCGTTCCTGCGCGACAGGGGGATGAAGTAG
- a CDS encoding CopD family protein: MELMSVALTVVHLLAVIAWLGGMIFHIVVLDPVFRKNEVSFQSAYLLALMEGRFRKLVGTSIALLIVTGAAKAYLLLQTTDALLHTAAGRYVLLKVGLTAAMLVIFAVCPKTKSCSPIPGVCDVASEGILSGKTDGTIRERSKVILPKVALGLGVAALVAAVLLRG, encoded by the coding sequence ATGGAACTTATGTCCGTAGCGCTGACCGTCGTCCACCTGCTGGCCGTCATCGCGTGGCTGGGAGGGATGATCTTCCACATCGTCGTCCTGGACCCGGTGTTCCGGAAGAACGAAGTGAGCTTCCAAAGCGCGTACCTTCTCGCATTGATGGAAGGCCGGTTCCGGAAACTGGTGGGGACCTCGATCGCCCTCCTGATCGTCACCGGAGCCGCGAAGGCGTACCTGCTGCTGCAGACCACCGACGCGCTGCTTCACACCGCGGCGGGCCGGTACGTTCTCCTAAAGGTCGGGCTGACGGCCGCCATGCTCGTCATCTTTGCGGTCTGCCCGAAGACCAAGTCCTGTTCTCCCATCCCGGGAGTCTGCGACGTCGCTTCCGAAGGGATCCTGTCCGGCAAGACGGACGGGACGATCCGCGAGCGGTCCAAGGTGATCCTCCCGAAGGTGGCGCTGGGCCTCGGAGTGGCCGCCCTCGTCGCCGCCGTCCTGCTCCGCGGGTAA
- a CDS encoding NAD(P)-dependent oxidoreductase gives MGTLNGKTLFITGASRGIGLAIALRAARDGANVVIAAKTVDLNPKLPGTIFTAAREIERAGGKALPLQVDIRFEEQLAAAAAKSAETFGGIDILVNNASAISLTGTLQTPMKRFDLMFGVNVRGTFAASQALLPYLLKGKNPHILTLSPPLSMDPKWFGNHCAYTMAKYGMSMCVLGMAEEFREAGVAVNALWPRTVIATAALAMIPGVEMKNCRKPEIVADAAHGILTRDSRACTGNFFLDDEVLASEGVTDLSRYAVEPGAPLLPDLFLG, from the coding sequence ATGGGAACATTGAACGGAAAGACGCTCTTCATCACTGGGGCAAGCCGGGGGATCGGCCTGGCGATCGCGCTGCGGGCGGCGCGGGACGGCGCAAACGTGGTGATCGCAGCCAAGACGGTGGATCTGAACCCGAAGCTTCCGGGCACCATCTTCACGGCCGCCCGGGAGATCGAACGGGCGGGAGGAAAAGCCCTCCCGCTTCAGGTCGACATCCGGTTCGAGGAGCAACTCGCAGCGGCGGCCGCGAAGTCTGCGGAGACGTTCGGCGGCATCGACATCCTGGTGAACAACGCGAGCGCGATCAGCCTGACGGGGACGCTGCAGACCCCGATGAAGCGGTTCGACCTGATGTTCGGCGTGAACGTCCGGGGAACCTTCGCCGCGTCGCAGGCGCTCCTGCCGTACCTCCTGAAGGGGAAAAACCCTCACATCCTCACCTTGAGCCCGCCCCTCTCCATGGATCCGAAATGGTTCGGGAACCATTGCGCCTACACGATGGCGAAGTACGGGATGAGCATGTGCGTCCTCGGGATGGCGGAAGAGTTCCGGGAGGCGGGGGTGGCGGTGAACGCCCTGTGGCCGAGGACGGTGATCGCCACCGCGGCCCTCGCGATGATCCCCGGCGTCGAAATGAAGAATTGCCGCAAGCCGGAGATCGTCGCCGACGCGGCGCACGGGATCCTCACACGCGACAGCCGCGCTTGCACGGGCAACTTCTTCCTCGACGACGAGGTGCTCGCCTCCGAAGGGGTGACGGACCTCTCCCGCTACGCCGTCGAACCCGGCGCCCCACTCCTCCCCGACCTCTTCCTCGGCTGA